One Setaria viridis chromosome 3, Setaria_viridis_v4.0, whole genome shotgun sequence DNA window includes the following coding sequences:
- the LOC140222379 gene encoding uncharacterized protein: protein MSATTMTSRKKMITAPSWYSILMIYLIRWTLGEPGLDRNPNGTIIASDKWWKTHTKKRLECRKLRLGIPAYIDFLREMFHGVTVDGRPSCIPGEASLPLPVDANADEDDEYADGNANGNFDSPMSTSSRRRASSTIDIASSPPRKNKSP from the exons ATGTCGGCGACCACGATGACttcgaggaagaagatgataacgGCTCCCAGTTG GTACTCTATCTTGATGATATACTTGATCAG ATGGACCCTAGGTGAACCAGGATTGGACCGAAACCCAAATGGAACAATAATAGCAAGTGATAAATGGTGGAAAACACACACAAAG AAAAGACTAGAGTGCAGGAAGCTCAGGTTGGGCATACCTGCGTACATTGATTTCCTACGTGAAATGTTCCATGGTGTGACAGTTGATGGACGGCCCTCATGCATCCCTGGAGAAGCTTCACTTCCACTTCCAGTAGATGCAAATgcggatgaggatgatgaataTGCAGATGGGAATGCAAATGGCAATTTCGACAGTCCCATGAGTACCAGCAGCCGCAGGAGAGCGAGCAGCACCATAGATATAGCCTCAAGTCCACCTAGGAAGAACAAGAGTCCATAG
- the LOC117848587 gene encoding peroxidase 21, whose translation MRCSRSSSCLVAAAALPYALLLFCCLTTGDAANGGLRLGYYSSTCPPAEDIVREQVAQLYHKHGNTAVSWLRALFHDCMVGSCDASLLLDTSPAAGVSEKSAPRSFGMRNFKYIDVIKAALERECPGTVSCADVLALAARDGAAALGGPRAAMRTGRRDARASRYADVGRDIPNHNDTVAAVLARFAAAGVDAEGAVALLGAHSVGRVHCFNLVGRLYPAVDAGLDPAYGEYLRGRCPTADAREDTRDVAYARNDRATPMALDNMYYKNLLARRGLLLVDQRLADDPRTAPFVARMAADNGYFHDRFATALLTLSENNPLGADEGEVRRDCRFVNPA comes from the exons atgaggtgTTCAAGAAGCTCAAGCTGCCTAGTGGCCGCAGCAGCACTGCCCTATGCTCTGCTTCTCTTCTGCTGCCTCACCACTG GGGACGCCGCCAATGGCGGTCTTCGGCTGGGGTACTACTCGTCGACCTGCCCTCCAGCCGAGGACATCGTGAGGGAGCAGGTGGCGCAGCTCTACCACAAGCACGGCAACACGGCGGTGTCGTGGCTGCGCGCCCTGTTCCACGACTGCATGGTGGGGTCCTGCGACGCCTCCCTCCTGCTGGAcacgagccccgccgccggcgtctcGGAGAAGTCCGCGCCGCGGAGCTTCGGCATGAGGAACTTCAAGTACATCGACGTCATCAAGGCCGCGCTGGAGCGGGAGTGCCCGGGgaccgtctcctgcgccgacgtgCTCGCCCTCGCGGCccgggacggcgccgccgcgctgggcgGGCCCCGCGCCGCCATGCGCACGGGCCGGCGGGACGCCCGGGCGAGCCGCTACGCCGACGTCGGGCGCGACATCCCCAACCACAACGACAccgtggcggcggtgctggcccggttcgccgccgccggcgtggacgCCGAGGGCGCGGTGGCGCTCCTCGGCGCGCACTCCGTCGGCCGCGTCCACTGCTTCAACCTGGTGGGCCGGCTGTACCCGGCGGTGGACGCCGGCCTCGACCCGGCCTACGGCGAGTACCTCCGGGGGCGGTGCCCGACGGCGGACGCCAGGGAGGACACGCGCGACGTCGCGTACGCGCGCAACGACCGCGCCACGCCCATGGCGCTCGACAACATGTACTACAAGAACCTGCTGGCGCGGAGGGGGCTCCTGCTCGTCGACCAGCGGCTCGCCGACGACCCGCGCACGGCGCCGTTCGTCGCCAGGATGGCCGCCGACAACGGCTACTTCCACGACCGATTCGCCACCGCGCTGCTCACCCTGTCGGAGAACAACCCGCTCGGCGCCGACGAGGGGGAGGTCAGGCGCGACTGCAGGTTCGTCAATCCGGCGTGA